One Halioglobus japonicus DNA segment encodes these proteins:
- a CDS encoding type I glyceraldehyde-3-phosphate dehydrogenase: MTQRRPIRVGIMGFGQTGRQIYQLAAASDDLEVVAIADIGKPEILHYLLCSEGSDPEQHRLEGNFLVNHRFRARLMEIDRPAEMPWDIFGVDMVIDSTGKYRDRRYMEDHLGNGTPRVLLRTLPTDGIDRIVIPGINEQSATANDRMISAGSATTSALALLFDSLAGHFEIECGSMTTVHAFTSDQALQDYAGSDFRRSRSAAKNIIPNSHEAALWLGNILPQFDGKILTSALNVPVQEGCLLDVNLVLGDASVDADAVNEVMRAAAAAKPGIIGVAEDPIVSSDVIGSPLSLLFDAKGTIKAGNNTIKTLSWYENLGHASRLLDVVRLYATLDAQKEAA; encoded by the coding sequence ATGACACAGCGTAGGCCCATCCGAGTGGGCATTATGGGGTTCGGCCAGACCGGCCGCCAGATCTATCAGCTGGCTGCTGCCAGTGACGATCTTGAGGTGGTGGCTATCGCCGATATCGGCAAACCGGAAATTCTGCACTACCTCTTGTGCTCAGAGGGGTCTGACCCCGAGCAGCATAGACTCGAGGGCAACTTTCTGGTCAATCATCGTTTCCGGGCGCGGCTAATGGAAATTGATCGCCCGGCGGAGATGCCCTGGGATATCTTCGGCGTGGACATGGTCATTGATTCCACGGGTAAGTATCGCGATCGTCGTTATATGGAAGATCATCTGGGCAATGGCACGCCGCGCGTACTCCTGCGCACGCTGCCGACCGATGGGATTGATCGCATTGTCATTCCGGGTATTAACGAGCAGAGCGCCACGGCCAACGATCGCATGATATCCGCTGGCAGCGCGACGACCAGCGCGCTGGCCCTGCTGTTTGACAGCCTTGCCGGCCACTTTGAGATCGAGTGCGGCAGCATGACTACCGTCCATGCCTTTACCTCTGATCAGGCACTGCAGGACTATGCGGGCTCGGACTTCCGCCGCAGTCGTTCTGCAGCCAAGAATATTATTCCTAACAGCCATGAGGCCGCCCTGTGGCTCGGCAACATTCTGCCTCAGTTCGACGGCAAGATACTGACCTCAGCGCTGAATGTGCCGGTTCAGGAGGGTTGTCTGCTCGACGTCAATCTGGTGCTGGGCGATGCATCCGTGGACGCCGATGCGGTCAACGAAGTTATGCGCGCTGCCGCCGCGGCAAAGCCGGGCATTATCGGCGTTGCGGAGGATCCAATTGTGTCTTCCGATGTCATCGGTAGCCCCCTCTCGTTGCTGTTCGATGCCAAGGGCACCATCAAGGCGGGCAACAACACCATTAAAACCCTGAGTTGGTATGAGAATCTCGGGCACGCCTCGCGGCTGCTGGACGTGGTCAGGCTGTATGCCACGCTCGATGCGCAGAAGGAGGCCGCGTAA
- a CDS encoding PQQ-dependent sugar dehydrogenase — protein MKKLLAGVLVFVGLLAIAWVSLLMSGNIANYSVSMILNVATGRPGASIDEQSAQQHYTLPDGFSVQIFANDLPKARFLRFTQAGDLLVSRPHAGDIVLLEPDRDGDGYSDARRTVISELDRPQGMDFDGEWLYIAERERIGRIRFDHNAGATVDHYEDVVTGLTGDGNHWSKTIRFGPDGMLYLAQGSTCNICVESDPRRATIMRFRADGSDGEIFATGLRNSVGFDWSPVDGALYATDNGRDMLGDNFPPCELNRVELGNFYGWPYFNGNNVPDKDMGPDPLAQQRLPVAPVHGFRAHNAPLGISFVDGSDWPGDFDLVALVALHGSWNRSEPDGYEVVSLHFSDNGIEERTFLGGFNQDGNILGRPVDVIQGPDGAIYISDDYAGAIYRVSTDTPAQRPNALDALNTAADTTTPDWVAQSDVQALARQGAALYQQHACATCHEQGENPLPLVEVSYDAIERALVTPQAPMPLLPLSETERRALAAFIVSGQ, from the coding sequence TTGAAAAAACTGCTCGCCGGAGTTCTGGTATTCGTCGGCTTACTCGCGATCGCCTGGGTCAGTCTGCTCATGAGTGGCAACATTGCCAATTACAGTGTTTCCATGATTCTTAATGTTGCCACCGGCCGCCCCGGGGCAAGTATTGATGAGCAATCCGCGCAGCAACACTACACGCTGCCTGACGGCTTCTCGGTACAGATCTTCGCCAACGATTTACCCAAGGCGCGCTTCCTGCGCTTCACCCAGGCCGGCGATCTATTGGTCAGCCGTCCTCACGCCGGCGACATTGTGCTCCTCGAACCCGACCGCGATGGCGACGGCTACAGCGACGCCCGGCGCACCGTCATCAGCGAGCTGGATCGCCCCCAGGGCATGGACTTTGACGGTGAATGGCTCTATATCGCTGAGCGCGAGCGCATTGGTCGTATCCGCTTCGACCACAACGCCGGCGCGACAGTGGACCACTACGAAGACGTTGTCACCGGCCTCACCGGCGACGGTAACCACTGGAGCAAAACCATTCGCTTCGGGCCGGATGGCATGCTGTACCTGGCCCAGGGCTCAACCTGCAACATCTGCGTAGAGTCCGACCCGCGCAGAGCGACTATCATGCGCTTCAGGGCCGATGGCAGTGACGGCGAAATATTTGCCACTGGCCTGCGCAACAGTGTCGGGTTCGATTGGTCGCCTGTTGACGGCGCGCTGTACGCCACCGACAACGGCCGGGACATGCTCGGCGACAACTTTCCTCCCTGTGAACTCAACCGGGTGGAGTTAGGCAATTTTTACGGCTGGCCGTACTTCAACGGCAACAACGTTCCGGACAAGGACATGGGCCCCGATCCCCTCGCCCAGCAGCGACTTCCTGTCGCCCCCGTGCACGGCTTTCGTGCCCACAATGCCCCCCTGGGTATCAGCTTTGTGGACGGCAGCGACTGGCCCGGAGACTTCGACCTCGTGGCCCTGGTCGCACTCCACGGGTCCTGGAACCGCAGCGAGCCCGATGGCTATGAAGTGGTATCCCTGCACTTCAGCGACAATGGTATCGAGGAACGAACCTTTCTCGGCGGCTTCAATCAGGACGGCAATATACTGGGACGCCCGGTCGACGTTATTCAGGGCCCGGACGGTGCTATTTATATCTCTGACGATTACGCCGGTGCCATATACCGCGTCTCTACAGATACACCAGCCCAGCGGCCAAATGCCCTCGACGCGCTCAATACTGCCGCAGACACGACCACACCCGACTGGGTAGCGCAGAGCGATGTACAGGCACTGGCTCGACAAGGTGCTGCGCTCTACCAGCAGCACGCCTGTGCCACTTGCCATGAACAGGGCGAAAACCCCTTGCCCCTGGTCGAGGTCAGCTACGACGCAATTGAACGGGCCCTGGTGACACCCCAGGCGCCTATGCCGCTACTGCCGCTCAGCGAGACAGAGCGACGCGCACTCGCTGCATTTATCGTTAGCGGGCAGTAG
- a CDS encoding glycerophosphodiester phosphodiesterase encodes MHYRGDVTLEGVTTESGDEPRGRAASLWPRSLPAESALRNCKIISHRGEHDNVRVNENTLKAFSHARSAGVWGIECDIRWTQDNVPVICHDADTARVFGRKLVVAATPFDELRQALPELPSLAELIDAFAGKAHLMLEIKTFDPDRLDEQRAILESYLQPLQPGTDYHFLALDPELFALAAFAPASALLPVAETNVASLSAVSLARGYCGLAGHFLLMSSAVQQRHEAAGQRIGVGFPRSRNSLFRELNRGVEWIFSNDAVKLQGILDRNLP; translated from the coding sequence ATGCACTATCGTGGAGACGTTACGCTTGAAGGAGTTACTACAGAATCTGGCGATGAGCCTCGTGGACGGGCCGCATCTTTGTGGCCGCGGTCGCTGCCGGCTGAGTCTGCGCTGCGCAATTGCAAGATCATCTCCCATCGAGGTGAACACGATAATGTGCGAGTTAATGAAAATACCCTGAAGGCCTTCTCGCATGCAAGGTCTGCCGGTGTCTGGGGAATTGAGTGCGATATTCGCTGGACCCAGGACAATGTGCCCGTTATTTGTCATGACGCCGATACAGCGCGGGTATTCGGCCGCAAACTGGTGGTTGCTGCGACCCCATTTGACGAGCTGCGCCAGGCACTGCCAGAACTGCCGAGCCTCGCGGAGTTGATTGACGCCTTTGCCGGAAAGGCGCATCTCATGCTCGAAATCAAAACCTTTGATCCTGACCGGTTGGACGAGCAGCGTGCGATTCTGGAGAGCTATTTACAGCCTCTGCAGCCTGGCACTGATTATCACTTTCTGGCCCTGGATCCGGAACTGTTCGCGCTGGCGGCGTTTGCGCCAGCGAGCGCACTGCTCCCCGTTGCCGAAACCAATGTCGCGTCCTTAAGTGCCGTGAGCCTGGCGCGAGGCTATTGCGGCCTGGCGGGGCACTTCCTGTTAATGTCGAGTGCAGTGCAGCAGCGGCATGAGGCGGCCGGGCAGCGGATTGGGGTGGGCTTTCCCCGCTCGCGTAACAGCCTGTTCCGGGAACTTAACCGCGGCGTGGAGTGGATTTTCAGCAATGATGCGGTGAAATTGCAGGGCATTCTGGACCGAAATCTGCCCTGA
- the gap gene encoding type I glyceraldehyde-3-phosphate dehydrogenase: MKVAINGFGRIGRSVFRILESVEGVDVVAINDLFDNDALRYLLSYDTVMGPFGKNLALEGDEFVTDKGRVKLLKERSPADLPWRELGIDVVVEATGVFRAREQLQQHLAAGASRVVLTVPSKDPVDYTVVLGVNDEGLVPEHRIISNASCTTNCLAPMARVLNDAFGIEEGVINTVHAYTNDQRLADVPHSDWRRSRAAAENIIPTSTGAAKAVGEVLPQLQGKLHGIAARVPVPDGSVVDLFVKLGKSVTTDEVNAVVREAAQSDRLKGILQYSDTPIVSSDIIGNSHSSIYDAGFSGVTADRYLRVLNWYDNEWGYSSRVCDLLGRISHW, translated from the coding sequence ATGAAAGTTGCAATTAATGGTTTTGGTCGTATTGGCCGTTCGGTATTTCGTATTCTCGAAAGCGTTGAAGGTGTCGATGTGGTCGCCATCAATGATTTGTTCGATAACGATGCGCTGCGCTATTTATTGAGTTACGACACGGTCATGGGCCCCTTCGGAAAAAACCTGGCGCTGGAGGGTGACGAATTTGTCACCGACAAGGGGCGGGTGAAACTGCTCAAGGAACGCTCGCCTGCCGACTTACCCTGGCGCGAGCTGGGTATTGATGTGGTGGTGGAGGCCACCGGCGTATTTCGCGCCCGAGAACAGCTACAGCAACACCTGGCAGCTGGCGCCAGTCGGGTTGTGCTAACAGTACCCTCGAAAGATCCCGTTGACTACACCGTGGTACTGGGTGTGAATGACGAGGGCCTTGTCCCCGAGCATCGGATCATCTCCAACGCCAGCTGTACGACGAATTGCCTGGCGCCAATGGCGCGGGTGCTCAACGATGCCTTTGGTATTGAAGAGGGCGTTATCAACACCGTACACGCGTACACCAATGACCAACGTCTGGCGGACGTGCCGCACTCAGATTGGCGCCGCAGTCGGGCCGCTGCGGAAAATATTATTCCCACGTCGACCGGTGCCGCCAAAGCTGTCGGCGAGGTATTGCCCCAGTTGCAGGGGAAACTGCACGGTATCGCTGCGCGGGTGCCGGTGCCGGACGGTTCCGTGGTTGACCTGTTTGTGAAGCTGGGTAAATCGGTGACCACCGACGAGGTCAATGCGGTGGTGCGTGAGGCGGCGCAGTCCGACCGACTCAAAGGAATTCTCCAGTACAGCGATACGCCGATCGTCTCTTCAGATATTATCGGCAACTCACACTCTTCGATTTACGATGCAGGTTTTAGCGGCGTGACCGCCGATCGCTATCTGCGAGTGCTCAACTGGTACGATAACGAGTGGGGTTACTCCTCGCGGGTGTGTGACCTGTTGGGCCGGATCAGTCACTGGTAG
- a CDS encoding DEAD/DEAH box helicase gives MSFEQLGLSPALLQAVQEKGYSKPSPIQAQAIPAVLSGRDVMAAAQTGTGKTAGFTLPLLHRLHDTAPVHPHRLRALVLTPTRELAAQVGDSVETYGAHLPLKSAVVFGGVKINPQIAKLRRGIDILVATPGRLLDLHGQGEVDFSELEILVLDEADRMLDMGFIHDIRRILKLLPAKRQNLLFSATFAPEIRELTGSILSNPVEVEVNPANATADTVEQWIYPVDKKRKSALLRELVENHNWQQVLVFTRTKHGANRLAQQLDKAGLEAAAIHGNKSQGARTRALEGFKRGKVRVLVATDIAARGLDIAQLPQVVNFDLPNVPEDYVHRIGRTGRAGAAGKAYSLVSADEIKQLNGIQQLIQRHITREYVDGFEPEHEVPENAPLRRAHKPGKHAGKSKGGPQRAAGAGASNEGNQRPRRRRRARAGGGGRNSGGNR, from the coding sequence ATGTCATTTGAGCAATTGGGCCTGTCCCCTGCGCTGCTTCAGGCCGTTCAGGAAAAGGGCTACAGCAAACCCTCTCCCATCCAGGCACAGGCGATCCCCGCTGTACTGTCGGGCCGGGATGTTATGGCTGCGGCCCAGACCGGTACCGGCAAGACCGCGGGCTTTACGTTGCCTCTGTTACATCGCCTGCATGACACGGCGCCGGTGCACCCTCACCGCTTGCGCGCGCTGGTGCTGACCCCCACGCGGGAACTGGCTGCCCAGGTTGGCGACAGCGTTGAAACCTACGGCGCCCATCTGCCGCTGAAATCGGCAGTGGTGTTTGGCGGGGTCAAGATCAACCCCCAGATTGCCAAGTTGCGTCGCGGGATCGACATTCTGGTGGCCACGCCGGGCCGCTTGCTGGATCTGCATGGGCAGGGTGAGGTCGATTTTTCAGAGCTAGAGATTTTGGTGCTGGATGAAGCGGACCGGATGCTGGATATGGGCTTTATCCACGACATTCGCCGAATCCTGAAGTTGCTTCCCGCCAAGCGCCAAAACCTGTTGTTCTCGGCCACGTTCGCGCCGGAAATTCGCGAGCTCACCGGCAGTATTCTATCCAACCCCGTGGAAGTGGAGGTCAATCCCGCCAACGCCACGGCTGATACCGTTGAGCAGTGGATTTACCCGGTCGACAAAAAGCGCAAGAGTGCGTTGCTGCGTGAACTGGTGGAAAACCATAACTGGCAGCAGGTCCTGGTATTTACCCGCACCAAGCACGGCGCGAATCGTCTCGCGCAACAACTCGACAAGGCGGGCCTGGAAGCGGCGGCTATCCATGGCAACAAGAGCCAGGGCGCACGTACCCGTGCCCTGGAGGGCTTTAAGCGCGGTAAAGTTCGGGTACTGGTGGCCACGGATATCGCGGCCCGCGGTCTGGATATTGCCCAGCTGCCTCAGGTGGTGAATTTCGACCTACCCAATGTGCCTGAAGACTATGTTCACCGTATTGGCCGCACCGGCCGAGCTGGCGCGGCGGGCAAGGCCTACTCATTGGTCAGCGCCGATGAGATCAAACAGCTCAATGGTATCCAGCAGCTTATTCAGCGGCATATTACTCGCGAGTATGTGGATGGCTTCGAACCTGAGCACGAAGTGCCGGAGAATGCGCCGCTGCGCCGCGCCCACAAGCCAGGCAAACACGCCGGCAAGAGCAAGGGTGGACCTCAGCGGGCCGCGGGTGCAGGTGCAAGTAATGAAGGTAACCAGCGCCCTCGCAGACGCCGTCGCGCCCGCGCCGGAGGCGGCGGTCGCAATAGTGGTGGTAACCGTTAA
- a CDS encoding long-chain-acyl-CoA synthetase, whose protein sequence is MRSAVGIARAVPVLAKLPGMIKPRSASARDCIAKRVQQQAEKLPHHVAITFEGTECTWDEFNREANRFARALQHAGVARGDTVSLFMENRIEYLSCLVAINKLGACASLINHNLSGKSLAHCLTITGSRFCIFGEERISPLDQLTHGEDLEALRSSFYVADHGATPCPEWAVDLGEAAAARESHDLAETEDVTIADSALNIFTSGTTGLPKASVVSNKRLLLSAGLSSLVGLRCDEHDCIYLCLPLYHGTGLFLGAGAAFLTGASLFLRRKFSATAFVPEVREAGATCFIYIGEICRYLLATPAQEDDYATPLRTVMGNGLRPDIWHAFKSRFGIDLVSEFYGSSEGNVSAINLFNRDCTIGAIPLPHALVKYDVDNDEILRDEQGYCLRADVDEPGLALGKITATNQFEGYTSREATEAKILRDVFKPGDAWFNTGDLLKRVDVGFAMGLPHYQFVDRVGDTFRWKGENVSTNEVGEILNAHSEVHFCNVYGVAVPGTDGRAGMAALMLEENAGELDLESFSTLVQEQLPAYARPLFLRILPSMETTGTFKMLKGELRDQGFDPVKVGGAVYVLKTGSRRYEPLDDTFLAELQAGNSGF, encoded by the coding sequence ATGAGAAGCGCAGTCGGCATTGCCCGGGCCGTTCCGGTACTCGCCAAACTACCCGGCATGATTAAGCCCAGGTCCGCCTCCGCACGAGACTGTATTGCCAAGCGAGTCCAGCAACAGGCCGAAAAACTGCCTCATCATGTGGCAATCACCTTCGAGGGCACAGAATGCACGTGGGATGAGTTCAATCGTGAGGCCAACCGGTTTGCCAGGGCATTGCAGCACGCGGGGGTTGCCCGGGGCGACACCGTCAGCCTATTCATGGAGAACCGGATCGAGTATCTCAGCTGCCTGGTGGCTATCAATAAACTGGGCGCCTGCGCATCACTGATCAACCACAATCTCAGTGGTAAATCGCTCGCCCACTGCCTGACGATCACTGGCTCGCGCTTTTGCATCTTCGGCGAGGAGCGAATTTCTCCCCTGGATCAGCTCACCCACGGCGAGGACCTCGAGGCACTGCGCAGCAGCTTCTATGTGGCGGACCACGGCGCAACGCCCTGCCCGGAGTGGGCAGTGGACCTCGGGGAAGCGGCAGCTGCGCGCGAATCCCACGACCTCGCGGAAACCGAGGATGTGACCATCGCTGACAGTGCACTCAACATTTTCACCTCGGGCACCACTGGGCTGCCAAAAGCCAGTGTGGTCAGCAATAAACGGCTGCTCTTATCGGCAGGTCTCTCCAGTCTTGTGGGCTTGCGCTGCGATGAGCACGACTGCATTTATCTGTGCCTGCCGCTCTACCATGGTACGGGGCTTTTTCTAGGCGCCGGGGCGGCCTTCCTGACGGGTGCGAGCCTGTTCTTGCGGCGCAAATTTTCAGCGACAGCCTTTGTTCCCGAGGTACGTGAAGCCGGGGCAACCTGCTTTATCTATATCGGTGAAATCTGCCGGTACCTGCTCGCGACGCCCGCCCAGGAAGACGACTATGCCACCCCGCTGCGCACGGTCATGGGCAACGGACTCCGCCCGGACATCTGGCATGCGTTCAAGTCACGCTTTGGGATTGATCTGGTCTCGGAGTTTTACGGTTCCAGCGAAGGCAACGTGTCGGCGATCAACCTGTTCAATCGCGACTGTACGATTGGCGCCATCCCCCTGCCTCATGCACTGGTTAAGTACGACGTGGACAACGACGAGATACTGCGTGACGAACAGGGCTATTGTCTTCGCGCCGACGTGGACGAGCCCGGGCTTGCACTGGGCAAAATCACCGCTACCAACCAGTTTGAGGGCTATACCAGCCGCGAGGCGACGGAAGCGAAAATATTGCGCGACGTGTTCAAGCCGGGTGACGCCTGGTTTAACACCGGCGATCTACTCAAACGCGTCGATGTGGGCTTTGCCATGGGTTTACCCCATTATCAATTCGTCGACCGTGTCGGCGACACGTTCCGCTGGAAAGGCGAAAACGTCTCTACCAATGAGGTGGGTGAAATTCTCAATGCGCACAGCGAGGTGCACTTTTGTAATGTGTACGGCGTGGCTGTGCCGGGCACCGACGGTCGTGCGGGGATGGCCGCGCTCATGCTTGAAGAGAACGCCGGCGAGCTGGATCTGGAAAGTTTCTCTACGCTGGTACAGGAACAGCTGCCGGCCTACGCGCGCCCACTGTTCCTCCGAATACTACCCAGCATGGAGACGACCGGCACGTTCAAGATGCTCAAGGGCGAGCTGCGTGATCAGGGTTTTGATCCTGTAAAAGTCGGTGGTGCCGTCTACGTACTCAAGACCGGTAGTCGCCGCTACGAGCCGCTGGACGATACGTTTTTGGCAGAACTGCAGGCGGGCAACAGCGGCTTTTAA
- a CDS encoding endonuclease/exonuclease/phosphatase family protein has product MSAIQIKALTYNIHKGYTTGNRKFMLESMRDRIAETEADIVFLQEIHGTAVQTDAQKRKFSYPDQPHFEFLADQAWPHYAYGRNAIYRKGDHGNAILSRYPFVAWENINVSKFPRSSRSILHGIIEIPGAAKPLHTLCVHLGLLEQERKEQLQALTARIDQHVPRDEPMIIAGDFNDWRRRAENHLHDDLNLTELFAELQGRHARTFPVWAPLLPVDRIYYRGITPLSCDRLCRGHWRDLSDHAALAGVFALACADNDS; this is encoded by the coding sequence ATGTCCGCCATCCAGATCAAAGCGCTCACCTATAACATCCACAAGGGCTATACCACGGGCAACCGAAAATTCATGTTGGAGTCGATGCGTGATCGCATTGCCGAAACCGAGGCCGACATCGTCTTTCTGCAGGAAATTCACGGCACTGCCGTCCAAACGGATGCCCAGAAACGTAAGTTTTCATACCCCGACCAACCGCACTTCGAATTCCTCGCTGACCAGGCCTGGCCGCACTATGCCTATGGCCGCAACGCCATTTATCGCAAGGGGGATCACGGTAACGCTATATTGAGTCGCTACCCCTTTGTGGCCTGGGAAAATATCAATGTCTCGAAATTTCCGCGCTCCAGTCGCAGCATTCTGCACGGCATCATCGAGATACCTGGCGCCGCCAAGCCACTGCATACGTTGTGCGTGCACCTCGGTCTGCTGGAGCAGGAGCGCAAGGAACAACTGCAGGCCCTGACCGCCCGGATTGATCAACACGTGCCGCGCGACGAGCCGATGATTATTGCCGGAGACTTCAACGACTGGCGCCGACGGGCCGAAAACCACCTGCACGACGATCTCAACCTGACTGAGTTATTCGCCGAGTTGCAGGGCCGACACGCGCGCACCTTTCCCGTCTGGGCACCCCTGCTGCCCGTGGATCGTATTTACTATCGAGGTATCACGCCGCTCAGCTGTGATCGCCTGTGCCGCGGGCACTGGCGCGACCTCTCAGATCACGCCGCGCTGGCCGGTGTGTTTGCACTGGCATGCGCGGACAATGATAGCTAA
- the eda gene encoding bifunctional 4-hydroxy-2-oxoglutarate aldolase/2-dehydro-3-deoxy-phosphogluconate aldolase, protein MLEQTLAASRVLPVVTAGDISATINLARALQRGGMTAIEITLRTPTALDAIAAVQREVPELLVAAGTVNTPADVARVVDAGVTLALSPGATPALLQAAAEAPLDFVPGVASASEILQAQAYGFELFKLFPAVTLGGLGMLKALGGPFPEARFCPTGGLSPENFRDFLALPNVVCCGGSWMVASSLVAGGDWDEIERLAREAMSTDTQRSGENT, encoded by the coding sequence ATGTTAGAACAGACACTGGCCGCAAGCCGGGTTTTGCCGGTGGTAACGGCAGGTGATATCAGCGCAACGATCAATCTGGCCCGCGCGTTGCAGCGAGGTGGCATGACTGCCATAGAAATCACCCTGCGCACGCCGACGGCGCTGGACGCTATCGCCGCGGTGCAGCGTGAAGTTCCCGAATTGTTGGTCGCCGCCGGAACCGTGAATACACCTGCTGACGTCGCCAGGGTGGTCGATGCCGGGGTGACGCTGGCGCTCAGCCCCGGGGCGACCCCGGCGCTGTTGCAGGCCGCTGCTGAGGCGCCGCTGGACTTTGTACCTGGTGTCGCAAGTGCCTCTGAGATCCTGCAGGCCCAGGCCTATGGTTTTGAGTTATTCAAACTATTTCCCGCAGTCACGCTCGGGGGGTTGGGCATGTTGAAAGCCCTGGGCGGGCCTTTCCCTGAGGCCAGGTTCTGTCCCACCGGGGGGCTTAGCCCCGAGAACTTTCGCGACTTTCTGGCCCTGCCCAATGTGGTGTGTTGCGGTGGGTCGTGGATGGTCGCTTCGAGTCTGGTGGCCGGCGGCGACTGGGATGAAATTGAAAGACTGGCGCGCGAGGCCATGTCGACAGACACACAGAGATCAGGAGAAAACACATGA
- the hexR gene encoding transcriptional regulator HexR, whose product MTLLADLADPRVKRSKSAHKLAACVTGDPQAVVSMSTATLATLAGVSEPTVNRFCTGLGYKGFPDFKLALAGELARRQPRITQDIDTDDSAGQVVAKVFEHTQASLNSAQQHLQLESLHRAVDALASARSIALCGLGASASVALDAQHKLLRFPVPVSAHTDIINQRMLATGLTRDDCLVCISYTGRTTAMVELAQLAAGTGARVLALTAPGSPLANTCDLVLGVESGEDTDLYTPMSSRIAQLVIIDVLATCLALRLGDSFGEHLAAVKNNLSDTRNQPE is encoded by the coding sequence ATGACACTACTGGCCGATCTCGCCGACCCCAGGGTTAAACGCAGCAAATCTGCGCACAAGCTGGCCGCCTGCGTGACTGGAGACCCGCAGGCGGTGGTTTCCATGAGCACCGCCACCCTGGCCACCCTCGCCGGCGTCAGCGAACCGACGGTAAACCGCTTCTGCACTGGCCTGGGATATAAGGGCTTTCCGGATTTTAAACTGGCACTGGCGGGCGAGCTCGCCCGACGCCAGCCCCGCATCACCCAAGACATCGACACCGACGACTCAGCCGGCCAGGTCGTGGCAAAGGTGTTTGAGCACACCCAGGCCAGCCTCAACAGTGCGCAGCAACATCTGCAGCTGGAGTCACTGCATCGAGCTGTTGACGCCCTGGCCAGCGCCCGCTCGATCGCCCTGTGCGGACTGGGAGCTTCGGCCTCAGTGGCCCTGGATGCGCAACACAAATTACTGCGTTTCCCAGTGCCCGTATCGGCCCATACGGACATCATCAATCAACGCATGCTGGCCACAGGCCTGACCCGCGACGACTGCCTGGTGTGCATTTCCTACACCGGCCGCACCACGGCGATGGTGGAGCTGGCACAATTGGCCGCTGGCACTGGTGCCCGCGTACTAGCCCTGACCGCCCCAGGCTCACCACTGGCCAACACCTGCGATCTGGTCCTGGGCGTGGAGAGTGGTGAGGACACCGACCTCTACACCCCCATGAGCTCTCGTATTGCCCAGCTGGTCATCATCGACGTGCTGGCAACCTGCCTGGCCCTGCGCCTGGGTGATTCATTCGGCGAGCACCTGGCAGCCGTAAAGAACAATCTCAGCGATACGCGTAACCAGCCCGAATAA